In a genomic window of Helianthus annuus cultivar XRQ/B chromosome 10, HanXRQr2.0-SUNRISE, whole genome shotgun sequence:
- the LOC110884424 gene encoding heat shock cognate 70 kDa protein, with translation MKEHTISIKGRAKGLDTSMEGKVHEVPAIGIDLGTTYSCVAVSIHDRIEIIPNEQGYRTTPSTVAFLDTERLIGDGAKNQVAMNPANTIFDAKRLIGRKFSDPKVQGNMKLWPFRVTEGPADTPKIVVSYRGEEKEFLAEEISSMILGKMKEIAEAYLGKVVKNAVITVPAYFNDSQRQATKDAGTIAGLNVLRMINEPTAAAIAYGLDNKSEFIGKINVLIFDLGGGTFDVSLSTIEEGGIFEVKAVSGDTHLGGEDFDNRMVDHCVAEFKRKWNKDLTGNQRALGRLRFACEKAKRILSSTTQTSIELDCLHDGIDFSLKFTRAKFEELNMSLFSQCIETLDQCLKDAKVDKSWVDEIILVGGSTRIPKVQHMLRELFGWKELCKSVNPDEAVAFGAAVMAAKLSGSNDKSVQDLLLRDVTPLSLGVELKGEVFDVVIPRNTQIPTKKFKTYITTEDNQYSTVVKVYQGERTKSTNNHLLGKFTVSGIPPAPKGEIKFEDCFEIDPDGILTVTSKIISTGMSNKLTIANDKGRLSKDEIERMVKEAERYKLEDQEYKRRVNAHNDLEDCLYNMKKKVREYKVSKRVHPESLKKIEKAIDETNEWLEDNHAATTSELQRKKVSLEFACTPLV, from the exons ATGAAGGAGCACACCATTTCAATAAAAGGAAGAGCAAAAGGCTTAGATACATCAATGGAGGGAAAAGTACACGAAGTGCCGGCCATCGGCATCGACCTAGGAACAACCTACTCGTGTGTTGCTGTCTCGATCCATGATCGAATCGAAATCATACCCAATGAACAAGGCTACAGAACCACACCGTCTACTGTTGCTTTTCTTGATACAGAACGTCTCATTGGCGATGGTGCCAAGAACCAAGTGGCCATGAACCCTGCTAACACCATATTTG ATGCTAAGAGGTTGATTGGACGGAAGTTCAGTGATCCCAAAGTGCAGGGAAATATGAAATTGTGGCCTTTTAGGGTCACAGAAGGGCCTGCCGACACTCCGAAGATTGTTGTCTCCTATAGAGGTGAAGAGAAGGAATTTTTAGCCGAAGAAATTTCGTCAATGATTCTTGGAAAGATGAAAGAAATTGCTGAGGCATACCTTGGAAAGGTTGTGAAAAACGCTGTGATAACCGTTCCGGCTTATTTTAACGATTCACAACGTCAAGCAACCAAGGATGCAGGTACGATTGCTGGTTTAAACGTTCTTCGCATGATCAATGAGCCTACGGCAGCTGCAATTGCTTATGGTCTGGACAATAAGTCTGAGTTTATTGGTAAGATAAATGTGCTCATCTTTGATTTGGGAGGGGGTACTTTTGATGTCTCTCTATCCACAATTGAGGAAGGGGGCATTTTTGAGGTGAAAGCTGTTTCTGGCGATACTCACTTGGGAGGTGAGGATTTTGACAACCGCATGGTGGATCACTGTGTTGCTGAATTCAAAAGGAAATGGAATAAGGACTTGACAGGGAATCAAAGAGCGTTAGGGAGGTTGAGATTTGCTTGTGAGAAAGCAAAAAGGATTCTCTCAAGCACTACTCAAACTTCAATCGAATTGGATTGCTTGCATGATGGGATTGACTTCTCGTTGAAGTTCACTCGAGCTAAGTTTGAAGAGCTGAACATGAGCTTGTTTAGTCAGTGCATTGAAACTTTAGACCAATGTTTAAAAGATGCTAAGGTGGACAAATCATGGGTAGACGAGATTATTCTTGTTGGCGGCTCAACAAGGATACCAAAGGTCCAACATATGTTGCGGGAACTCTTTGGGTGGAAGGAGCTGTGCAAGAGCGTAAACCCTGACGAGGCTGTAGCATTCGGTGCAGCCGTTATGGCTGCAAAGTTAAGTGGTAGCAATGATAAAAGTGTTCAAGATTTGTTGCTACGTGATGTCACTCCTTTGTCACTTGGTGTAGAGCTAAAAGGAGAAGTATTTGACGTTGTGATCCCGCGAAACACTCAAATACCTACGAAGAAATTCAAAACGTATATTACAACAGAAGATAACCAATATTCGACAGTAGTCAAGGTGTATCAAGGTGAAAGGACCAAATCTACAAATAACCATTTGTTAGGGAAGTTCACAGTTTCTGGAATACCACCTGCTCCTAAAGGAGAAATAAAGTTTGAGGACTGCTTTGAGATAGATCCTGATGGTATCCTCACAGTGACATCAAAGATAATTTCAACTGGTATGTCAAACAAACTCACAATTGCTAACGATAAGGGAAGGCTTTCCAAGGACGAGATAGAAAGGATGGTAAAAGAAGCTGAGAGGTACAAACTTGAGGACCAAGAATACAAGAGGAGAGTGAATGCACACAATGATTTAGAGGATTGCTTATATAACATGAAAAAAAAGGTCAGGGAATACAAAGTCAGCAAGAGGGTGCACCCTGAGAGCTTGAAGAAAATTGAGAAAGCCATTGATGAAACGAACGAGTGGCTCGAGGACAATCATGCTGCAACTACTAGCGAGCTTCAGCGCAAAAAGGTATCTCTTGAGTTTGCTTGCACGCCACTAGTTTAG